One segment of Fibrobacter sp. UWR3 DNA contains the following:
- a CDS encoding ATP-binding protein → MEIQRKAYNRLVKWKKESNGKSALLIEGARRIGKSTVAERFGEREYKSYILVDFNKASKKVRDNFETNLNNLDIFFQVLSLEYNKPLFKRESLIIFDEIQKFPKARESIKYLVADGRYDFIETGSLISIKENVDDITIPSEEEKLKMFPCDFEEFARALGEDVLLEYIGKCFAEKKPLEDHFHKRATRLFREYMLVGGMPQSIVAYVENNRDFSKSDKEKRKILDLYRDDIRKASKRYNSKVSAIFENIPGYLSTHEKKIVLTEIDKSNAATFSKYDEPLFWLDDSMICNLCYKCDDPNVGFALNKNDSLVKCYLCDTGLLVSLAFSENEIASNQLYKAIMEGKISLNEGMLHENMIAQMIRAKGRKLFFYTEYDAAKHRNSMEIDFLISNESKVNFKVFPVEVKSSKNYTTTSLGKFKDKFKKRIGESIIIHPKQFAVDDGVMKVPSYMAWCI, encoded by the coding sequence GTGGAAATTCAGAGAAAAGCCTACAACCGTCTTGTGAAATGGAAAAAAGAATCCAACGGGAAGAGCGCCCTGCTGATAGAAGGGGCTCGTCGAATTGGCAAATCCACCGTGGCCGAGCGGTTCGGTGAACGTGAATACAAGTCGTATATTCTTGTTGATTTCAACAAGGCCTCCAAAAAGGTTCGCGATAATTTCGAGACGAACCTGAACAACCTGGACATTTTCTTCCAGGTCCTGTCTCTGGAATACAATAAGCCGCTGTTCAAGAGAGAGTCGCTGATCATCTTTGACGAAATCCAGAAATTCCCGAAGGCGCGGGAATCGATAAAGTACCTTGTGGCGGATGGCCGCTACGATTTCATCGAGACGGGGTCACTGATTTCTATAAAGGAAAATGTCGATGACATAACAATCCCCTCCGAAGAAGAAAAACTTAAAATGTTCCCTTGCGATTTCGAGGAGTTCGCCAGGGCCTTGGGCGAAGATGTCTTGCTTGAGTATATTGGCAAGTGCTTTGCCGAAAAGAAACCTTTAGAAGATCATTTTCATAAGCGTGCGACGCGCCTTTTCAGGGAGTATATGCTGGTGGGCGGCATGCCACAAAGCATTGTTGCGTATGTAGAGAACAATCGGGACTTTTCGAAGAGCGACAAGGAAAAACGGAAAATTCTGGACCTCTATCGCGACGATATCAGGAAGGCATCTAAGCGTTACAATTCCAAGGTCTCCGCAATTTTTGAAAACATTCCGGGTTACCTTTCAACCCACGAGAAAAAAATTGTCCTTACCGAGATTGACAAGTCTAATGCGGCGACATTCTCCAAATATGACGAGCCGCTCTTTTGGCTTGACGACTCAATGATTTGTAACCTTTGTTATAAATGCGATGATCCCAATGTCGGCTTCGCTTTGAACAAGAACGATTCGTTGGTCAAGTGCTATCTGTGCGATACGGGCCTTTTGGTGAGCCTTGCTTTTAGCGAAAACGAGATTGCGTCGAACCAGTTATATAAGGCCATCATGGAAGGCAAAATCTCGCTGAACGAGGGGATGCTCCATGAAAACATGATTGCGCAGATGATTCGAGCCAAAGGGCGCAAACTCTTTTTCTATACGGAATACGATGCCGCAAAGCATCGCAATTCCATGGAGATAGACTTCTTGATTTCTAATGAAAGCAAGGTCAATTTCAAGGTGTTCCCGGTAGAGGTGAAGTCTTCGAAAAATTATACGACAACATCACTCGGCAAGTTCAAGGATAAATTCAAGAAACGCATAGGCGAGTCCATTATAATCCATCCGAAACAATTTGCGGTTGATGACGGGGTAATGAAGGTCCCGTCGTATATGGCCTGGTGTATTTAG
- a CDS encoding TIGR02147 family protein, whose product MAPLLQYQDYRCYLQNFYDWKKRTSAFSWRDFSRMAGFASPVFLKQVCEGKANLGKKATVKVADAFGFVGAEREYFFNMVQYAQAKTDEKRRYAFAEMESIASANRVAHVGTDAYKYYDSWVHPVVRELAPAMPGAMPKEIAQKCLHEVSAKEVKDSIDFQVEAGLLKKTGPGEYEQTDKLLAGDTQSMALAVRSMNRQMAQFAAETLDSVPADERFVSGITMGVSDDAFGKIVEALRKCREQVQSIIFNDDKVERVLRLNLQLFPLTERIGDTEDTKTKRNTP is encoded by the coding sequence ATGGCCCCATTGCTGCAGTATCAAGACTATAGGTGCTACCTGCAAAACTTCTATGACTGGAAAAAGCGGACGTCCGCTTTCTCCTGGCGCGACTTTTCCAGGATGGCGGGGTTTGCCTCGCCCGTGTTCCTGAAGCAGGTTTGCGAGGGCAAGGCGAACCTCGGGAAAAAGGCGACCGTCAAGGTGGCGGATGCGTTCGGGTTTGTCGGCGCCGAGCGCGAATACTTTTTCAACATGGTCCAGTATGCCCAGGCCAAGACCGACGAGAAGCGGCGCTACGCCTTTGCCGAGATGGAGAGCATCGCGAGCGCGAACAGGGTGGCGCATGTCGGCACCGATGCCTACAAGTACTATGATTCCTGGGTGCACCCGGTGGTGCGTGAACTCGCGCCGGCCATGCCGGGGGCTATGCCGAAGGAAATCGCGCAGAAGTGCCTCCACGAGGTCTCGGCGAAGGAGGTGAAGGATTCCATCGATTTCCAGGTGGAGGCGGGGCTCCTCAAGAAGACGGGGCCGGGGGAATACGAGCAGACGGACAAGTTGCTGGCCGGCGATACGCAGTCGATGGCGCTGGCGGTCCGCTCCATGAACAGGCAGATGGCGCAGTTTGCCGCCGAAACCCTTGACAGCGTCCCGGCAGACGAGCGCTTTGTCTCGGGCATTACCATGGGTGTTTCGGACGATGCCTTCGGCAAGATTGTCGAGGCGCTGCGCAAGTGCCGCGAACAGGTGCAGAGCATAATCTTTAACGACGACAAGGTGGAGCGTGTATTGCGGCTCAACCTGCAACTATTCCCGCTGACCGAAAGGATCGGGGACACTGAAGATACTAAAACTAAAAGGAACACGCCATGA